GCAACGCCGTCATGCAGCAGAACCTCGGCCTGCTCACCGACTACAAGGTCGCGAACTGGTCGGACATCCCGGACACGCTCAAGGACGCGGACGGCAAGTGGACGCGCGACTACACCGGCCTGATGTCGATCGGCTACGACTCGTCGAAGGTGAAGACCGCCCCCAAGGACCTGAACGACCTGCTCGGCTCCGAGTACAAGGGCAAGGTCTCGATCGCGGGTGACCCGACGCAGGCGAACCAGGCCGCGAGCGCGGTGTACCTCGCGGCCCTCGAGAACGGCGGCTCGGCGGACGACATCACGAAGGGCGTCGAGTACTTCGGCAAGCTCAAGCAGGCCGGCAACTTCCAGAACGTCCTGCCCTCGCAGGCGACGGTCGCCTCGGGCGAGACCCCCGTCGTCATCCAGTGGTCCTACAACAACCTCGCCTGGGGACCGGCCGCCGGGTCGTCGGGGAACAAGAACTGGAAGACCGTCGTCCCCGAGGGGCGGGCGCTCGGCTCGTACTACTCGCAGGCGATCAACAAGGACGCCCCGCACCCCGCGGCCGCGCGCCTCTGGCAGGAGTACATCGCGAGCCCCGACGTGCAGAACCTCTACCTGCAGGCCGGCGCGTTCCCGTCCACCCTCGCCGCGCTCGAGAAGTCGGGCAAGGTCGACCAGGACGCCCTCGAGGCCGCCGGCGGCATGCCGAAGGACTACGTCGAGCTGACGGACGACCAGGTCACGGCCGCCGCGAAGGTCCTGTCCGCCAAGTGGTCCGCCACGATGGGCTCCTGACCGGCATGACCACCGCATCGGCCCCAGGGGTGCCCGCCGCCCCCGGCACCGCGGCGCCGTCCGCTCCCGTCACCGCCGGGCCGGCCGCCACCAGCGCGGCGCCGGCGGTGGCCAGCGGGACCACCGCAGCCGCCGATGCCACCGCCCGCCGCGGCGCCGGACCCCGTGTCCGGCGCCGCGGCGGCGTCGCGTGGCTCGGCCTCACCCCGTTCGCCGCGTACGTGCTCCTGTTCCTCGCCGTCCCCGCCGTCATCGCGGTGGGCAGCGGTTTCTCCACCGGCGACGGCGCGTTCACGTTCGCGAACCTCGCCGCGTTCGCCGACCCCACCGTGCTCCGCGCCTTCGGAGCGTCCTTCGGCCTCTCCGCCGTCTCCGCCGTGGTCGGCGCGGTGATCGGCGCGGTCGTGTGCTGGGCGCTGTCCGCGCTCCGGCCCGACGGCATGGTCCGCTCCGTGATCGACGCCGCGGCGAGCGTGCTCGCCCAGTTCGGCGGCGTCATGCTCGCCTTCGCGTTCATCGCCACGATCGGGGTGCAGGGACTCGTGACGACCTGGCTGGTGTCGACCTTCGGCGTCGACCTCAACGCGGGCGGTGCCTTCCTCTACACGGTCCCCGGGCTCGTCCTGCCCTACGTCTACTTCCAGGTGCCGCTCATGGTCCTCACGTTCATGCCCGCCCTCGAGGGCGTGAAGACGCAGTGGGGCGAGGCCGCCGCCACCCTCGGCGCCTCCCGCGCGACGTACTGGCGGCGCATCGCCCTGCCCGTCCTCGCGCCGGCGTTCTGGGGGTCGCTGCTGCTCCTCTTCGCGAACGCGTTCTCCTCGTTCGCGACCGCCGCGGCGCTCATCTCGCAGGGCGGCATCGTCCCGCTGACGATCCGCGCGCAGCTCACCAGCGAGACGATCATCGGCCTCCAGAACGTCGCCGGGGTGCTCGCCCTCGGCATGGTGATCGTGATGGCGGTCGTGATGGGCGCCTACTCGCTCCTGCAGCGACGGGCCGCGAGGTGGCAGCGGTGACCGCGGGCACCGCTCCGCGGACCCGATCTGGGCCCACGCCGCCGGTCCCGGGGCGACGCGCCAGCGGCGGACCGGCCGAGCCGGTGGGGAGAGGCACGGGTCGCCCCCGCCGGTTCGGCCCGGCCCCGTCCCGGGTCACCGCCGCGATCGTGCTGGTCGTGGTCGGCCTCGTCTTCGCCCTCCCCCTCGTCGCGCTCCTGCAGTTCACGTTCCGCCAGGGCACCGACGGCGGCCTGACCCTCGACCACTACACGGCGCTCACCGACCCGGTGAACGCCGCGACCTACCAGCCGGTGTTCGAGGGCCTCGGCGCCTCGCTGCTCATCGCCGTCATCACGGTGGCGATCGTGCTCCTGGTGCTCCTGCCCGCGCAGATCATCACCGCACTCCGCTACCCGAGGCTCCGTCGGGTGCTCGAGTTCGTGTGCATCGTGCCGATCACGGTCCCCGTGGTGGTGCTCGTCGTCGGGTTCATCCCCGTGTACCAGGTGGTGTCGCAGGTGTTCGGGTCCGGCGCCTGGACGCTCGCGTTCGCGATCGGCATCGTGTCGCTGCCGTTCGCGTTCCGCCCCATCGCGGCCGCGCTGACGGCGATGGACGTCGCCGTCCTGTCCGAGGCCGCCCGGTCGCTCGGCGCCTCGTGGTGGACCGTGACGTGGCGCGTCCTCCTGCCGAACCTCCGACGCGGGATCACCGCCGCGTGCTTCCTCACGATCACGGTCGTCCTCGGCGAGTACACCCTCGCCTCGTTCCTCTCCCGCACGACGTTCCAGACGGCGCTGCTGCTCGTGCAGTCGACCGACCCGTACGTCGCCGCGATCTTCTCGCTCGCAGCACTCCTCTTCGGGTTCGTGCTGCTCGTCGTCATCGGCCGGGTCGGCGCGCACCGCCGGCGCGGCCCGAAGGAGTCCGCATGACCACCACCGCCCCCGTCGCACCCGCCACGGTCGAGCTCGTCGGCGTCGAGAAGCACTACGGCGCCCACCGGGCCCTCGCCGGACTGTCGCTCCGGATCGAGCCCGGCGAGTTCGTCTCGCTCCTCGGGCCGTCCGGCTGCGGCAAGACCACGGCCCTCCGGGCACTCGCGGGCCTCGAGGCCGTCGACGCCGGCACCATCCGCATCGACGGCTCGGACGTCAGCAGCGTGCCGGTCAACCGCCGCGACATCGGCATGGTGTTCCAGCAGTACTCGCTGTTCCCGCACATGACGGTGCGGCAGAACGTCGCGTTCGGCCTCGAGATGCGGAAGGTCCCGGTAGCCGCCCGTCGCGAGCGCGTCATCGAGGCGCTCGACATGGTCCACCTCGCCGAGTTCGCCGACCGGTACCCGCACCAGCTCTCGGGCGGGCAGCAGCAGCGGGTCGCCCTCGCCCGGGCTCTCGTCACCCGCCCCCGGGTACTCCTGCTCGACGAACCGCTCTCCGCGCTCGACGCCAAGGTCCGGGTCTCGCTCCGCGACGAGATCCGCCGCATCCAGAGCGACCTCGGCATCACGACCGTCTTCGTCACCCACGACCAGGAGGAGGCGCTCGCCGTCTCCGACCGGATCGCGGTCATGCGGGCCGGGGACATCGAGCAGGTCGGCACCCCCGAGGAGCTCTACCGCGCTCCGGCCTCGGCGTTCACGGCGGACTTCGTCGGGCAGTCGAACCGGATGCACGGCGACCTCCGCGGCGGCGACGTGTTCGTGTACGGCTTCACGGTGCCGGCGATCGACCGCACGGCGGCGGACGGCCCGGTGGTCGCCTACGTCCGCCCCGAGGACGTGACCTTCGCCGCGGAGGGCATCACCGGCACGGTCGTCTCGTCGAGCTTCCTCGGGTCGATCCGCCGCACGACCGTCCGCCTCGACGACGACACCATCGTCACCGTCCAGCACGAGGTCGGTGACCGGCGCGCGGCCGGCGACCCGGTCGCCGTGCGCCTGACCGGCGCACCGGTCGCGGTCGCGCCCGTGGGGAAGCGCACCGCGCCCACGCACTGAGCACCGGACGGGAGGCGCGGTGCGACCCCGCAACGCGCCTCCCGTCCGCCCGTCAGCGCTGGAAGCGCGTCGCCACCTCGTCCGCCAGCGCGGCGTCGACGCGGGCGCGCATGTCCGCCGACATGGGCGGGAGGGCGTCGAGCCGCGCCCAGAACGCCTCGGTGTTCTCGCCGTCCGCGGGGAAGGGCGTGCCCGAGACGTAGCGGAACGCGAACACGAGGTCGAGGTACTGCGCCCGGTCACCGTTCGGGTACGTCATCTCCGGGAGCACCTGCACCCAGGCGAGCCGCTCGGCCTCCGCGACGACGTCGGCTTCCTCGAGGACCTCGCGTGCCGCGGCCACGGCCGGTTCCTCACCGGGGTCGACGATGCCGGTCACCGGCGTGTACGCACCCGTGTCGGCCCGTCGGACGACCAGGAGCTCGCGGTCCGCACCCAATCCGCGCGTGACCACGGCGGTGACGCCGGTGAGCCAGAGCGGGTGGTTCCCGATGCGCTCGCGGAGGGACAGGACGAAGTCGGGGGTCGGCACGCACCCACGCTACGGCACACCCTGTCGCGGACTGGTCATGACCAGTAGGGTGAGACCGTGGAGATCATCATCCTGCCCACGCCGGCGGAGGTCGGTCGCGTCGCCGCGGCCAAGATCGCGTCCGTCGTCGCGAAGAAGCCGTCCGCCGTCATCGGTCTCGCGACCGGGTCCAGCCCGCAGGGCATCTACGCCGACCTGCAGCGGCGCGTCGAGGCCGGCGAGATCTCGTTCGCCGAGGCCCGCGGGTTCGCCCTCGACGAGTACGTCGGGATCCCGCTCGAGCACCCGGAGTCCTACGCTTCCGTCATCGCCCGTGACGTCGTCGGCCCACTCGGCTTCGAGCCGACGCGGGTCCGTGTGCCGGACGGCCGCGCCGCCGACCTCGAGTTCGCCGCGAAGGAGTACGACGCCGCGATCCGCGCCGCGGGCGGGGTCGACGTGCAGATCCTCGGCATCGGGGCCAACGGGCACATCGGCTTCAACGAGCCGACGTCGTCGTTCGCGTCCCGCACGCGCATCAAGACCCTCGCACCGTCCACGCGCGAGGCGAACGCCCGGTTCTTCGACTCCCCGGACCAGGTGCCGACGCACTGCATGACCCAGGGCCTCGGGACGATCCTCGAGGCCGGCGAGCTCGTCCTCGTCGCGCAGGGCTCGGCGAAGGCGGACGCCGTCGCCGCCGCGGTCGAGGGGCCGCTGTCGTCGTTCGTGCCCGGGTCGGCGCTGCAGCTGCACCAGCACGCGACCGTCGTCGTCGACGAGGAAGCCGCCGCCGGACTCCGGCTCGCGGACTACTACCGGTACACGTACGACAACAAGCCGGAGTGGCAGCGGTTCGAGTGACCCGGCTCGCGGTGGCTCGGGCTCGGCTCAGCGCACCGCGCTGAGCCGCCGGAGTGCTTCGTCGAGCGTCTCGGCGGAGCAGCCGAAGTTCAGGCGCACGTGTCCTGCTCCCTGCCTGCCGAAGTCGAGCCCGCGTGACAGCGCGACCTCCGACCGGTCCAGCAGGACCGCAGCGGGGTCGTCGCCGAACGGCAGTGCGCCGAGGTCGATCCAGGCGAGGTAGGACGCCTGCGGCTGCCGGTACCGCGCGCCGGGCAGCACCTCGTCGAGCCGTTCGGCCAGTGTCCGCCGGTTCACGGTGAGCTCGGTGAGCAGCGACGCGAGCCACGGCCCGCCCGCGCGGAACGCCGCCACGCTCGCGGTGTATCCGAGGATCCCGGTGCGTTCGACGACCTCGGTCGGCATGCCGTCGAACCACGTCCGCGCTCGCTCCGACGCCCCGACCATGAGCGCGCACTTCGTCCCGGCGAGGTTCCACGCCTTGCTCGCGCTGGTCAGGGCGACGCCGAGGTCGGCGGCTTCCGGGCACGAGTCGAGGAACGGCGTGAAGACCGCGTCGGCGTGGGTCAGCGGCGCGTGGATCTCGTCGGACACCACCACGGCGTCGTACTCCGCGGCGAGGCGGGCCAGGGCTGCGAGCTCGTCTCGGGGGTGCACGAGGCCGAGGGGGTTGTGCGGGTTGCAGAGCAGGATCGTCCGGACGCCGTCCGCGAGGGCCGCGCGGACGCCGTCGAGGTCCATCCGCCAGTCGGCCGTGGTCGCGCCGGTGGTGTCACCCGCTC
This is a stretch of genomic DNA from Curtobacterium sp. 458. It encodes these proteins:
- a CDS encoding ABC transporter substrate-binding protein — translated: MQHKRTLAGIALAAAAIVTLAGCSATSSASTKDDSDWKTATSAESAGGMDALVKAAKAEGQLNVIALPPSWANYGKIIDGFTKQYGIKVNSANPNGSSADEVAAVKSQKGQSTAPDVLDLGNAVMQQNLGLLTDYKVANWSDIPDTLKDADGKWTRDYTGLMSIGYDSSKVKTAPKDLNDLLGSEYKGKVSIAGDPTQANQAASAVYLAALENGGSADDITKGVEYFGKLKQAGNFQNVLPSQATVASGETPVVIQWSYNNLAWGPAAGSSGNKNWKTVVPEGRALGSYYSQAINKDAPHPAAARLWQEYIASPDVQNLYLQAGAFPSTLAALEKSGKVDQDALEAAGGMPKDYVELTDDQVTAAAKVLSAKWSATMGS
- a CDS encoding ABC transporter permease subunit, with product MTTASAPGVPAAPGTAAPSAPVTAGPAATSAAPAVASGTTAAADATARRGAGPRVRRRGGVAWLGLTPFAAYVLLFLAVPAVIAVGSGFSTGDGAFTFANLAAFADPTVLRAFGASFGLSAVSAVVGAVIGAVVCWALSALRPDGMVRSVIDAAASVLAQFGGVMLAFAFIATIGVQGLVTTWLVSTFGVDLNAGGAFLYTVPGLVLPYVYFQVPLMVLTFMPALEGVKTQWGEAAATLGASRATYWRRIALPVLAPAFWGSLLLLFANAFSSFATAAALISQGGIVPLTIRAQLTSETIIGLQNVAGVLALGMVIVMAVVMGAYSLLQRRAARWQR
- a CDS encoding ABC transporter permease subunit, whose protein sequence is MGRGTGRPRRFGPAPSRVTAAIVLVVVGLVFALPLVALLQFTFRQGTDGGLTLDHYTALTDPVNAATYQPVFEGLGASLLIAVITVAIVLLVLLPAQIITALRYPRLRRVLEFVCIVPITVPVVVLVVGFIPVYQVVSQVFGSGAWTLAFAIGIVSLPFAFRPIAAALTAMDVAVLSEAARSLGASWWTVTWRVLLPNLRRGITAACFLTITVVLGEYTLASFLSRTTFQTALLLVQSTDPYVAAIFSLAALLFGFVLLVVIGRVGAHRRRGPKESA
- a CDS encoding ABC transporter ATP-binding protein, whose protein sequence is MTTTAPVAPATVELVGVEKHYGAHRALAGLSLRIEPGEFVSLLGPSGCGKTTALRALAGLEAVDAGTIRIDGSDVSSVPVNRRDIGMVFQQYSLFPHMTVRQNVAFGLEMRKVPVAARRERVIEALDMVHLAEFADRYPHQLSGGQQQRVALARALVTRPRVLLLDEPLSALDAKVRVSLRDEIRRIQSDLGITTVFVTHDQEEALAVSDRIAVMRAGDIEQVGTPEELYRAPASAFTADFVGQSNRMHGDLRGGDVFVYGFTVPAIDRTAADGPVVAYVRPEDVTFAAEGITGTVVSSSFLGSIRRTTVRLDDDTIVTVQHEVGDRRAAGDPVAVRLTGAPVAVAPVGKRTAPTH
- a CDS encoding NUDIX domain-containing protein, whose product is MPTPDFVLSLRERIGNHPLWLTGVTAVVTRGLGADRELLVVRRADTGAYTPVTGIVDPGEEPAVAAAREVLEEADVVAEAERLAWVQVLPEMTYPNGDRAQYLDLVFAFRYVSGTPFPADGENTEAFWARLDALPPMSADMRARVDAALADEVATRFQR
- the nagB gene encoding glucosamine-6-phosphate deaminase; amino-acid sequence: MEIIILPTPAEVGRVAAAKIASVVAKKPSAVIGLATGSSPQGIYADLQRRVEAGEISFAEARGFALDEYVGIPLEHPESYASVIARDVVGPLGFEPTRVRVPDGRAADLEFAAKEYDAAIRAAGGVDVQILGIGANGHIGFNEPTSSFASRTRIKTLAPSTREANARFFDSPDQVPTHCMTQGLGTILEAGELVLVAQGSAKADAVAAAVEGPLSSFVPGSALQLHQHATVVVDEEAAAGLRLADYYRYTYDNKPEWQRFE
- a CDS encoding aminotransferase class I/II-fold pyridoxal phosphate-dependent enzyme, which codes for MSVMVSAFDAHHTRTSEKYTAFPPEVLPMFVAEMDSVLAEPVRDALVAAVTNGDTGYVGHGRALPEAFADFAADRWSWRVDPDLVRTTTDVSVAAVETLRRIIEPGDRVVIMPPVYPPFWDYVTEAGGTTAEVPLLPPAEGAGDTTGATTADWRMDLDGVRAALADGVRTILLCNPHNPLGLVHPRDELAALARLAAEYDAVVVSDEIHAPLTHADAVFTPFLDSCPEAADLGVALTSASKAWNLAGTKCALMVGASERARTWFDGMPTEVVERTGILGYTASVAAFRAGGPWLASLLTELTVNRRTLAERLDEVLPGARYRQPQASYLAWIDLGALPFGDDPAAVLLDRSEVALSRGLDFGRQGAGHVRLNFGCSAETLDEALRRLSAVR